The following proteins come from a genomic window of Megalobrama amblycephala isolate DHTTF-2021 linkage group LG1, ASM1881202v1, whole genome shotgun sequence:
- the LOC125280822 gene encoding gastrula zinc finger protein XlCGF49.1-like — MRIHTGEKPFTCDQCGKRFTQTSNLKKHMMIHTGEKPHACDQCGKSFSRSEHLNGHMKIHTGEKPFTCDQCGKTLNLKSINLKRHMTVHTKEKPHSCSVCGKSFSLLQSLQTHEKIHTGVREYMCFECEKTFISAGQLKLHQSIHTGEKPYMCSDCGKRFSQSSDLKRHERIHRQSLLGLVSDFVS; from the coding sequence atgaggatccacactggagagaagccgttcacatgtgatcagtgcgggAAGAGATTCACACAAACATCAAATCTTAAGAAACACATGAtgatccacaccggagagaagccgcatgcatgtgatcaatgtgggaagagtttcagcCGATCAGAACACCTTAATGGACACATGAAaatccacaccggagagaagccgtttacatgtgatcagtgtgggaaaaCATTAAACCTCAAGTCAATAAACCTGAAGAGACACATGACAGTTCATacgaaggagaagccacattcatgttctgtgtgtggaaagagtttctcactGCTGCAAAGTTTACAAACACATGAGAAAATACatactggtgtgagagagtacatgtgctttgagtgtgagaagactttcaTTTCAGCTGGACAATTAAAACTGCACCAGAgcattcacactggagaaaaaccttacatgTGTTCAGATTGTGGCAAGAGATTCAGTCAATCATCAGAtctgaaaagacatgagaggatccacagacAGAGTTTACTTGGTTTAGTGTCTGATTTTGTGTCATAA
- the LOC125280650 gene encoding gastrula zinc finger protein XlCGF57.1-like: protein MLGYSHQTSIRASEHQEELKSAKTEFIKEDSENMSDPEPCRMKHTEDTEEQRDLMEESEESEELSEVEEEHHDKPGEKPLSRSKTKKTFLKKRRAKKSFTCTQCGKSFTTKQYLDVHMRIHTGEKPFACDQCGKRFTKSDYLKLHMRIHTGEKPYACDQCGKRFTYKNELDTHIRIHTGEKPFKCDQCGKSFRKSSHLKGHMRIHTGEKPFMCDQCEKRFTYKHSLDVHMRIHTGERPYVCNQCGKSFTRSEHLKGHMKIHTGEKSFTCDQCGKTFLWASALRTHLTVHMKEKPHSCSVCGKSFSLLQSLHKHEKIHTGVKAYMCFECEKTFTYEISLKVHQRIHTGEKPFKCSHCDKRFSQLANLKTHEWVHSEEKPCKCLYCDKRFSHSSTLKTHERIHTGEKPYKCSHCDKRCRQLTDLKRHESIHSREKPHTCDQCGKSFSFKSHLKIHMKIHAEEKPHHRSVRSRTTRNHLEGEDREIQ from the exons ATGCTGGGATATTCCCATCAAACGAGCATCAgagcatcagagcatcaggaggagctgaaatctgcaaagactgagtttattaaagaggacagtgagaacatgagtgatccagaaccctgcagaatgaaacacactgaagatactgaagaacaaagag ACCTGATGGAGGAGAgcgaggagagtgaagaactgagtgaagtggaggaggaacatcatgacaaacctggagaaaaacctttgagtcgctcaaagactaaaaagacatttttaaagaaaagaagagcaaagaaatctttcacctgcactcagtgtggaaagagtttcacaacaaaacaatatcttgatgttcacatgaggatccacactggagagaagccgttcgcttgtgatcagtgtgggaagagatTCACAAAATCAGATTACTTGAAGTTACATatgaggatccacaccggagagaagccgtatGCATgcgatcagtgtggaaagagattcACTTACAAAAATGAACTTGATACACACAtcagaattcatactggagagaaaccattcaagtgtgatcagtgtgggaagagtttccgTAAATCTTCACACCTTAAAggacacatgaggatccacactggagagaagccgttcatgtgtgatcagtgtgaaaagagattCACATACAAACATAGTCTTGAtgttcacatgaggatccacactggagagagaccGTATGTATGcaatcaatgtgggaagagtttcacccGATCAGAACACCTTAAAGGACACATgaaaatccacactggagagaagtcgttcacatgtgatcagtgtgggaagacgTTTCTTTGGGCATCAGCCTTGAGGACACATCTGACAGTTCATAtgaaggagaagccacattcatgttctgtgtgtggaaagagtttttcactgctgCAAAGtttacataaacatgagaaaatACATACTGGTGTAAAAGCTtatatgtgctttgagtgtgagaagacttttacttatgaaatcagtttaaaagtgcaccagagaattcacactggagaaaaacctttcaagtgttcacactgtgacaagagattcagtcagttagcaaatctgaaaacacacgAATGGGTTCACTCTGAAGAAAAACCTTGCAAGTGTTTGTACtgcgacaagagattcagtcattCATCAACTctaaaaacacatgagaggatccacactggagaaaaaccttacaagtgttcacactgtgacaagagatgcAGGCAGTTAACAGATCtgaaacgacatgagagtatccacagcagagagaagccgcacacatgtgatcagtgtggaaagagtttctcttttaaaagtcacctgaagatacacatgaagatccatgcagaggagaaaccacatcaccgCAGTGTGAGATCACG aACTACCAGAAATCATCTGGAAGGAGAGGACAGAGAGATCCAGTGA